The genomic stretch ACGTCAACGAGCTGCTCGGCTTCGAAATCGGTGATCTCAAAACCGGTGACATGCTGCACCGGGTAGAAGTGGCCGGCTTCGAGAAGGGCCCCGTCAAACGCCACGGCTGCCCGAGCCACGGCATCGGCATGACGCCCGACGAACGCGAAATCTGGGTGTCGGACGGCGCCAACAGCCACATGCACGTTTTCGACGCGACGGTAATGCCGCCCCGGCAGATCGCCAGCCTGCCCGTACGCGACCAGCCGGGCTGGGTCACGTTCAGTCTGGATGGGAAATACGCCTATCCCTCAACCGGCGAAGTGTTCGATGTGGCGACCAAAGAGATCGTGGCGACGCTGACCGACGAGACCGGCCTCGCCGTAGGGAGCGAAAAGATGGTGGAGGTGCACCTGCAAGGCGACCGCATAACCGAAACGGGCGACCAGTTCGGCATCGGGCGCATCGCCTGATGCACGGGTTCAGTCTCGCAAGACGACCATCGTCTTCATTTCTGCAATGTCTCCGATGTCGACCAGGTACATGTACGCGCCCGACGCCACGCGCTGGCCGGCTTCGTTGCGACCGTCCCACGTCACTTCCTGCACGCCGGCGGCCTGGTAGGTGTCGACCAGCGTTCGAAGATCCTGACCGAGCAGGTCGATGACGCGCACCCGGACGTGCGCATCCCGGGTCAGCCGGTACCGGATCGTCGTCGACGCCGAGAAGGGGTTGGGGTAGTTCTGCTCAAGCTCGAAGGGCTCGATGCGGTCGGGCAGCGGCTCGCGCGCCGTGGATTGCGATGCGGCGCGCCAGCGGTACGCGCGCTGGCCCACGGCATAAGCGAGGGTGTCATTGATGAGGCGGATGCGGTTAACCTGACCATCCATCACCGCGACCTGCGTCCACGTCGCGCCGCCGTCGGTCGTCATGGAGGTCGTGCCGCGGCCGCTCGTCCAACCAAGCTGCGGCGAGACAAAGCCTAGGCCCTGGAGGCCGGCGGGGCTCGTGCTCCCTTCCACGGACAGCTCGCGCCAGCTGTCGCCGCCGTCTTCCGTCTTGAGCACCTTCGCCGCGCGCCCCGTCGGGTTGCTGAATGGGTATTCGATCGACACATAGCCGATGTCGGGCGTCGGGAAGGAGATCTTCCAGCCCCATTCGCCACCCACCCCGTTCGCCGTCTGCGTCGTGTGCCGCACCGACCAGGTGGCGCCGCCGTCTTCCGTCATCACGACCACCGCGTTGCCCGTGAGATCGCGCTTCGTGCCGCCCACGGCGATCCCCCGGTTCTCATCGAAAAAGTACACATCGATCAGGGTGCCCACGCCATAGGCCGTCAGGTCCTGGCTGCTCCACGTGTCGCCGCCATCCGCCGTCTTGATGAGCACCGGCGGCCCATCGAATCGTCCGACGCCGTAGACGACGCGGTCGCTCACGACATACAGCCCGCACACACCCGTGGGCCTGGGCTCGGGAATGCGCGATGTGATGTCTGCCCACGTGTCGCCCCCGTCGCTCGTTTGCAGCAGCAGGGTGGTGTTGGACAGCGAGCCGGCCCACCCGACCTGGGTGTTGGCAAAACCTACGCTGCGGAGGTAGATGCCGGCATTGAGAACCAGCTTCCAGGTTTCGCCGGCATCCGTCGTGCGGTAGGCGAAACCGCCCCCGTTCACGGCCCATCCGGTTTCGGGCGTGGCAAAAAAGATATCGTCATACCGCCCGCCGATGCGGCGGGGCAGGCCGTCGAGCGTCTCCCAGCTGCCGACCTGAGCATATGCGCTGCACGATAGGAATAACAGGACGGCCAGGCTGTGAAGGCGCCGGGTAACCGGTTTTATACGCATGATGTGAGCGATTCTCATTAACAAGAGGGGGCTTCCGGCCGATACCAGAGCCAGTTCTATTTGTTGCCTTCACGCTTGCACAAAGTGTCCGATATGTCGATTCGTGTCAAACTCCTCGCTGGATTCGGTGTCATCGCGCTGCTTTTTGGCGCGCTGACCGTTGAGAACCGAAACATGCTAAACGAGGGGATCTCGGCGATCGAGGAAGCCCGCGACCAGGGCTATGCCGCCGCCGTCCTTGCCAAGGAAATCAAGCTGGATGTGATCCAGGTCCAGCAGTGGCTGACGGATATCAGCGCCACCCGCGGGGCCGAAGGTTTTGACGATGGATTCGACGAGGCGGCGCGCTACGCCGCCGATCTGTATACCAACATCGATGCGCTCATGCGGCTCCGCCCCGAACTGCGCGACGACCTCGAAGGGCTGAGAACGTCGTTCACGTCGTTCTATGAAAAAGGGCAGTGGATGGCGGAGCGCTACATCGCCGAAGGGCCCGCCGGCGGGAACGCGGCCATGGAAGAATTCGACGCCTTCGCCGAGGATATCGGAGATCGGGTGGAAACGCTCGTGGCCTCAATGAGCGACCTCGCCGACCATTCGCTCCAGGCCAGCATTGACCAGGCCGCCCGCAGCAAACAGGTCAGCCTCTGGTTCACTTCGATCGCCCTGGCCCTGTCCGTACTCATCGCCCTCTTCCTGAGCCGCGCCATCAGCACGCCGCTCGGTAAAATGACGCGTGCGATGAACCAGATCGCGACCGTGGAGCTGAAAGAACTGACCGGGGTCCTCCAGCAACTGGCGCAAGGCGATCTGACCGGCCAGTTCAAATCCACCGCAACCCCCATCGCCTCGCGATCACGCGACGAGATCGGGAAGATGGCGTCGTCCTTCAACACCATGGTCAAACAGTTGAAGGACTCGGAGGCCGCCTACGGCCAGATGATTTCGCGCCTGAACCACCTCGTCGGGCAGGTGGCCAGCGACGCGCAGAAGGTGGGTCATGCCTCGTCCCAGCTGTCGGAGACCGCCGTCAGCGCCGGCGAGACCTCGACGCTCGCCTCGAACGTGATCCAGGAAGTCGCCCTGAAGACGACCGAACAGATCGAAAGCATTCAGATGGCCGCCCAGACCATGGAAAACGTGGCGGATTCGATCGAGGAAGTGGCGCGCGGCGCGCGGGAACAGGCCGAAGCGGTCGACCGCTCGTTCCACATCACGACCGAGATGGCGCACGTCATCCAGCAGATCGCCGCCAACGCCCGTTCGAGCGCGGACGGCTCGGCGCTCGCCGCCAACGCGGCGCGCGACGGCGCGGACTCGATTCGGCAGACGATCCAGGGCATGACGGGCATCAAACAGAAAGTGGGTATCTCCACCCAGAAAGTCCGCGAAATGGGCGAGCGGTCCGATCAGATCGGGGCCATCGTACAGACGATCGGCGACATCGCCTCGCAGACGAACCTGCTGGCGCTCAACGCCGCGATCGAGGCGGCCCGCGCCGGCGAACAGGGCAAGGGGTTTGCCGTCGTGGCCGACGAGGTGCGCCTCCTCGCCGAAAAGGCCACCGCGGCGACCGGTCAGATCTCGACGCTGATCAACACCATTCAGCAGGCGCTTGCCGAAGCCGTCACGGCGATGGCGGAAGGAGCCGAGGAAGTCGAACTGGGCGTACAGCGAGCCGATGACGCCGGCCAGACGTTGACGCGCTTCCTGGACGCCGTCCAGCAGGTCAACCGCCAGGTGGAGGAAATCGCCCAGGCCACGCACCAGATGGATGGCTCCTCGGGCGAACTCGTCGAAGCGATGGAGCGCGTCTCGAAAGTCGTGCGGGACAATACCGCCGCCACCGAAAGCATGACGGATCGCGCCCGCGCCGTCACCGGCGCCATCAACCGCATGACGCGGGTGGCGGTGGAGAACAGCAAGGCCATCGAGTCGGTCAGCGCCAACGCCGAGAACATGAGCATGAGCGATCAGGTCGCCGAAGTGACCACCTCGGCGCAGTCGCTCGCCGGCATGGCGCGCAACCTCCGCACGCTGGTCGAACAGTTCAAGCTGGCCGAAGGAACGATCCGGACGGCCGAGCCGTCGGCGCTGATCAAAACCGCGAACAAAGGCGCGTCCACGCCCGAGCAGAAAAAGCTCCAGCTGTTCTCCGACAGCCCGGCCTGACGCACGTCGAACCGAACCTCAGTGCAACCCAGAACCCTCGATTCCTGCGATTCGAGGGTTTTGGCATTACCGGAAGTACCAGCTGAAACGCGACTGGGATGGCGCCCGCCACCGGTCACCGGTGCGCTCCATGTCCATCGCGGCCAGCGCCGCCGTAAAGTCGATCGGCTGCGTCCGCGCGACGATCTCGTCGATGTCGTGCAGGGCCGGCGGGGCGTAGTTCTTCCAGTCCTCCATAAAGCTCGCCATGGATTTCTCCTGATAGCGCCGGCCGTCGAAGTACAGCTTCATGAATTGGGGGAGCGACTGGGTGCCGTTGCTGAGTCGGCGCAGCTCGAGATCGAGCATGAAGGCCACGGAGGCGCCCTCGTTATAGGCGTACCGGTTCGCCATGGTGTCGTCGTAGAACCGGGCGCAGGCCGTGACGAGCGAAATGCGGCCGGCCGGATCGGCCTCCCGCGCGCGGTCGGACTGCATCTGGATGCGGTTGACGAGCTGTTCGGAGGAGATCAGCCCGGCGCGCATCAGCACCAGCGTGCTGAAATAATCCGTGATGCCCTCGCGGATCCAGCACGAATCTTCGCCCCATTCGGGCACCTGCACATAGTCGAGCGCCTTCTTTTCATCCCGCCGATCCCACGTGTGGACGAATTCATGCGCCAGCAGGCCGAGAAAACGCAGACGATCCCGCTGCCAGATCGCGCTAAAGGTGAGGCCCTCGCGGAAGTTGAATTCGATCGTGTTGGATTCGGTGCTCGCCCGGTACTGCTCGCCGGCGTTGCTGTCGCGCATCATCAGGGTGAGATGACTCATGGGCGCCTCGCCGCCGAACATATCGATCGCGGCGCCCACGACCTGGCCGGCGGCGATCAGCGCCTCGGGGTAGCCGCGGATGTCGTCCTGGCCGGTCCAGACCAGCGTCAGATCGAGGTTCTTGAAGCGCCGGCTGACGGTGGAACTGTTGGCGAACGCCCCGAAGTAGTTGTTGACGAGCGAGTAGACCGACGGCACCTGGGTGGTTTCGCCGGACGTGGACCACGGGGTCACCACATCCCATCCGGGCGGCACCTGCCAGTGCAGCGCGATCGTCTGGTCCAGCCGGATGCGCGCCGGCAGGATGAACGCCATGCTCCCGCTCAAGAACGCGACATGGTCGTTGAGTTGCGAGATGGCGCCGCCCCACGCCAGCTCCGACAGCACCCGCGCGCCCTCCGGGTTGAGCGTGTAGCTGAAGGAATACGAATCGCCCTCGACATCTACGTCCCACGCGTTGGCCTCGGCCTGACGATGCGCCAGCGGACCCGTCTCGTCGAAGAAGGTCAGATCCGACACAAAAAATGTGACCGCGCGCTGATAGGTTCGGGGAAAAAATACGCGATGGGTGCCGCGCCGGACATCCGTAACGTGCCCCGTGATGCGAAGCTCCTGGCGCAGCGGTTCGACGTTGATTTCGTAGGTCAACGGCGACGATTGCCCCGCGGCCGGCACGCCGTGAAAGAGCAAGGCCACGAGGAGTACGACTACTGGCATGTAATTGGCAAACGAAGCCGCCGGCAGGGGCGTCGGCGAGGTTCTTGTTTGGATGGGGATTATTCGGTAACTATGCACCCGTCAGTTCAACATTACGTAAGACCGCGCGCGAGATGTTCCTTGCTGATGCCTTTGTAACGCCCGTATGATCCAGGTAAAGACAAAATCCCCTAACCACCTCGTTCTTGAATGTTCCAGCGACCTGGGCAATCTCGACGAACTGGTCGAGCAAACCGACGATTTCGTCGGCACGCTCGGGCTCGACGAGGAACTGGCGTACAAGGTCGTCCTGCTGATGTCCGAGGCGGCGACGAATGCGATTTTACACGGCAACGCCGAGGATCCGGCCAAGAAAGTGGACATCCAGCTGATCTACACCTCCGGGCGGTTGGAGCTCACGGTCGAGGACGAAGGGGAGGGGTTCGATCCCGATCGCGTGCGAAATCCCATCGCCGCCGAAAATGTCCTGCGCGACGGCGGACGCGGATTGTTTTTTATCCGGGAGATGGCGGAAGAAGTGCACCTGGAGAATAATGGCCGACGAATCCGGATGATCTTTCACGTGCAATGATCGGCCTTATGCGGGGCATCCTGCCCGCGCACCTCTAACCGCGATGGGGATGGTCCATGCGAAGCACCCTGGTGTGGACAGCGATTTACCTGGTCTTGCTTGTCGGTATCGGATATGGCGCGCCTGACACGGCGCGCTGGCCGGCATTCGTGGCGCTCACCCTCGTCGCATCCGTCGTCCTCGCGCGCATCGTATGGAAAGGCCGCCTCACCACCGGCTGGGTGCTCGGGCTCGCCGTCGCGATGCGGCTCCTCTACGTCGCATGGCCGCCCGTGTTGTCCGACGACGCCTACCGCTACATCTGGGACGGCATGCTCCAGGCCGAAGGGGTCAATCCCTACCTGTACCGCCCGGACGCCGACGCCCTCCAGGCCCATCGAACCGATTCGCTCTACCAGGTCCTCAACTCGAAATCCTACTACACGGTCTATCCACCCGTATCCCAGGGCGTATTCCTGGCCGGCGGTCTCGTGTACGACCGGGGGTGGCAGGTCAGTTTCTATGTGATCAAGGGGATCCTCGTTTTGTTCGAGCTTGGGGCGCTGGCCTTGCTGGCCCGGATGCTGACCGCGCCGATGCTCGCGCTGTATGCCTGGCATCCGCTCGTCCTCATCGAAACCGCCGGGCAGGCGCACACAGAGTCGATCCTGCTGTTCTTCCTCGCGCTGACCCTCTGGTTGTCCCGGAAACAGCGCCCCGGGTGGGCCGGCGCTTCGCTCGCCATGGCGGGGTGGACCAAGCTCTACCCGTTCGTCTTTTTTCCTTTTCTCACCATGCGCCACGGCTGGCGCGTCATGGCGGCCGGCGCGGCGGTGGGACTGGCGCTGCTCGCACCTTACTGGCACCCAGCGTTTTTCTCGCAGATCCGGGAATCGCTCGATCTCTACGTCCGGTATTTCGAGTTTAATGCCGGCCTGTATTACGCCGTAAAAAAAGCGTTCGCCCTCTTCACCGGCGACGACTGGAGCAAACAGCTCGGGCCGGCGTTTCGTCTTCTTTTTCTCCTTGCGATGGGCGGTCTCTACGTCTACGACGCCTTCCGCAAGCCCCCCCTTGCACGGATCCTGCTTCTGGCCACGACGGCCTTCCTGCTCCTGTCCACCACCGTGCATCCGTGGTATCTGATGCCTGCGCTGATGCTCGCCGTGTTCGAAAAACGCGCGCCCTGGCACTGGCACTGGCTGGCCGCGTTTTCGGTGGGGACCTACCTCCGGTACGTGGACGGCCCCTACTGGCTCTTCGTGAATCTCGCCTGGATCGGCTGGTTCGCTATAGGGCTCGTCGTCTACCGAAAAACCATCATCGATAACGCATTCGCCCTCATGCGCTTCAGAGCGAACGGAAAAGCGAAACGGATCATCCATCACCTCCCGCGTCGTCAGGACCCACCGGTGCGGGTCCTGGACCTGGGCGCCGCCGAGGGCTTTGTCGGCGAGGCGATTCAGAAGCGTACCGGCGCGGAGGTCGTCCTCGCGGATGTCGAGGACATGAACCGGACGCGCCTGCCGTTGACGCGCTACGACGGACGCCGGCTGCCTTTCGAGGATGGCGCGTTCGACGCGGTCGTCCTCTATTTCGTATTGCATCATTGCGCGGAGCCGGAGCAAGTCTTCCAGGAAGCCCTGCGGGTGTCCAGCGGCCGAGTCATCATCGTCGAATCGGTTTTCACCACCGATGCCGAGCGGCGTCGGCTGACTCGGCTGGATATCCTGGCCAACCGCATCCGGTCGTTCGGCGTCATGCGCCATCAGGAAGCCCACCTCGCGTTTCGCCGGGCCGAGGAATGGAAGCGCCTGATGCTCGAGAGCGGCGCCCGCCTCGTGGCCGAAGGGGGATGGGGAAACGTGCTGCACCGGCAGCATCTTTTTGTGCTGGACAAGAACCCGATCGCCCCCTCCGTCGACCGCCGGCGCCCCCGGCCCGCTAGCTGACGCCCTGCAGGAGGCGTTCCGGCGTGCGGACCGCCTCGTCCACGTCCACCCATTCGTACGCCGGATAGCGACGAAACCAGGTCAGCTGACGCTTCGCATACCGCCGCGTGTTGCGCTTGATGAGGCGCGTCATCTCCGCCTCGTCGATCTCGCCGCGCAGCATCGCGATCGGCTCCTGGTACCCGATGGTTCGGAGCGCCGGCAGCGCGGGATCGATACCGCGGGCGAGCAGCCCTCGCACCTCCTCGACCAGTCCGTTCGCCAGCATCGCGTCCACCCGCCGTTCGATGCGATCGTAGAGGACCGTCCTGTCGGTGTCGAGCACGATGGTGCGGTAGGCGAAGGCCGGCGGCTGCACCGTGCCGTGGTAATACGACAACGGCTGCCCCGTCCCGAGGTACACCTCGAGGGCCCGCACGAGGCGTTGCGTCTTCGTAGCATCCATCGTCGCCGCCGACGCCGCGTCGACCCGCTCCAGCTCCCGGTACAGGGCATCCGGGCCTTCCGCTTGCAGTCGCGCCATCACCGTTTCGCGCACGGCCTCCGGGACGTCGGGAATGTCCGAAAGCCCCTGGGTGAGCGCCGCCAGGTACAGCGTGGATCCGCCGACGACCAGCGGGGTCTTGCCCCTGGATACGATGTCACGGATGCAGGCCTCCGCCTCGCGCGTATAGATGCCGGCGGAGAGCGGCGCTTCGAGGGGCCACGCGTCGATGAGGTGATGGACGATCCCGCCGCGCTCCGCCAGCCCCGGCTTCGCCGTACCGATGTTCAGCTCGCGGTAGATTTGCCGGCTGTCCACCGACACGATCTCGGCATCCAGCCGGCGCGCCAGGTCGAGGCTGAGCGCCGTCTTGCCGATGGCGGTGGGGCCAGTCAATACGATAATGGGTGGCATCGTTCGCATCGTTCTCGGAATCGTCATACCTTCGCTGGACGTCCTATCCATCGACGGTCTGAGCCAATCGGGCCAAAATACTACGCCCACAACGGGTTGATGTCATGAATCGGAGAATATTCCTTCGCGCCGGCGCCGGCGCTGTGGCCGGCATGAGCCTCGCGCCCCTCGCCTGCACGCCGTCATCGGCGCCCAGCGGCAGCACCGCCGACCTCTTTTCCATCTCGCTGGCCCAGTGGTCCCTGCATCGATCGTTCTTCAGCGTCGATCCGCGCGCCATCGGGTGGGATGTCTTTGACCGCACCCTCGTCAGCGACGACTACCGGAGCCTCCTCGGCGGCCGGCTCGACCCGCTGCGTTTTGCGGAGATCGCGCGCCGGGACTACGGCATCGAAGCGGTCGAATACGTCAATACGTTTTACTACGACCGCGCGCGCGACATGGAATACCTCGGTGCGCTCAAACGCGTGGCCGACGGGGAAGGGGTTCGCAGCGTGCTCATCATGTGCGACGCGGAAGGGGCTCTCGGCGCGCCGGCCGAGGCCGACCGCCTGCGTACGGTCGAGAACCACTACAAGTGGGTCGAGGCGGCCGCGTTCCTCGGGTGCCACGCGATCCGGGTGAATGCGGCCAGCGACGCGTCATTGGCGCCGGCGGAACAGCAACAGCTCGCCGCCGACGGGCTGCGGCGCCTGTGCGAGTTCTCGGACGGACACGGCATCAACGTCATCGTGGAAAATCACGGCGGCATCTCCAGCAACGGACAGTGGCTCGCCGGCGTCATGCGGCTCACCGACCATCCCCGCGCCGGGACGCTGCCCGACTTTGGCAATTTTTATCTGGGCGACGACTCCGTGACCGAAGACATCCGCCCCGAACTCTGGTACGATCGCTACCAGGGCGTGCAGGAATTGATGCCGTATGCGAAAGGCGTGAGCGCCAAATCGATGCGGTTCGATGCCCGGGGGAATGAGATGGAAACCGATTTCGAGCGCATGATGCGCATCGTGCTGGACGCCGGCTACCACGGCTTCGTCGGCATCGAATACGAAGGCTCCGAGGTGAGTGAGGACGCCGGCATCAAAGCCACCAAAGCCCTCCTGGAAGGCGTGCGAGAAAAACTAGGTGCTGCCTGAAAAATCTTTCAGACAGCAACGTATCCTGAACGTGATTCAGGATCCTACGCTGTTTTGGCGGTTTTTTGGATGCTCCGGGACGGCCCGAACGATTTTTCAGACACGACCTCGCCGGCGCCAGAGTTTTAACGTCCCAGGTTTCGAAACCCCTAGAACTTCGAACCTGAAACGTTGAACCCTTCAATACGTCGGCATGGTCGGATCGATCTCCCGACTCCAGGCCATCACCCCGCCTTTCAGATTGCGCACGTTGTCGAAGCCGTTAGCCATCAGAAACTGGACGGCGTTCGCCGAACGCGCACCCGAGCGGCAGTGCACCACCATCAGCTGATCGCGGTAGGGCTCGAGTTCATCGATGCGGGAGGGGAGGGTATCCAGGCGAATGAGCTTGCCGTTCAAATTGGCGGCGGCGTATTCCTCTTCACTGCGTACGTCCAGAATAAAGGGCGTCTCGCCCCGATCCATCATATCCTTGAGTTCGCGAACGGTCATTTCGGGGACGGCAGAAGATCCAAACATAGCGTATCAAGCAATCAGGTAAGGGATGACGTTTCCTGCGCGGGCGTTTGGCGATGTGCGGCAATGTGCGCGCCATGCAGAAACAGACTTACGCCGCTGACGACGAGTAAATCAGTCAATAGAAAAAAAGTTGCCTCCTCGACCGGGAGCCCCAGCAGCATGATGCCGGTGGAAGTCGACTCGGCGATCGTCCAGATGCCGAGACCGATCGCGATCCGGTCGGCGATCCATAAATAGACCGAGGGCAGGAGCGCCGCCAGCCACATCGCGCGCCAGCGCGTCCCGAAGTAGCCGCCGCCATAAAACCACATGCCGGCGAGAACCGGACACGCCCAGGCCAGGATCAGGCCGAGATACGTCCATTTTTCGGCGCCCCACAGGAGCATGCCGGCGCCCGCCGCTGCAAGTGCCAGCATGACGGCGACAACGCCGGGCCCGCCGTTGCGGTCTCCAGGCGGCGTCGCGGCAAAAAAGAGCAGGTAGAATAAGCCGGTCAGCAGCGGTTGCAGCAGGAAAAAGAGATATTCTTCCAGCGGTACGTAGCCGATCGTTCCGAGCACCCTTTCAGGGCCATACACCCAGACCGAGGCGTAGACCAGATAATTATCCCACGGCGTCGTGTAGATCAACGCGATAAGCGTCGTCCAGAGCAGCGCTTTCCACGCGCCGGCGGGAAGACCGCGGCGGAGGGCCATGCCCAACAACACGGCGAGCGGCGGCAGGATAAAAACGAGATGGAACTGGAGATAGGTCACGACGGCATGGGGGAGTGGGTGGGAGGGGGGCTTCCGAAATACGGTTTTCGGCGCGAATATGACCATCCGGATGGCCGGGCGAGGAAGCCGCGGCATCGTTCCGTCGTCAGGATCCCGGGCGCCGGATGGAAAAGCTGGGCATTTGAAGAGATTTGTTTTGACTCTGGCCGCATATTGCCGATGTTAGCAGTAAGACGTTCATCACCCAACACATCATTATGGATATCGATTCGACCGCCGTACTGCTCATGCTGCTGAAGAACCAGGCCATGCTCGAAACGATCTACGAGAGCCAGTCGCATATCATCGCGAAGCTGGACGAACGGGATCAGGAAGAGGTTTATGGCGAGATGCTTCAGAAGCAGGAGCTTATCGAGGACCGCCTTCTCCAGTTTTATCGGGAGGCGTTAACGCACAATGCCAATCCTCCCATGACGCAGGGCGAAGCCTGAAGATCATACCTTTTTCCGTTCCAGATCGCGCAGCACGACGCGGGCGGCATTTCGGCCCGATGCGCCCATGATGCCGCCACCCGGATGGGTGGATGCCCCCGTCAGGTAGAGCCCTTTCACAGGCCCGCGGTAGCCGGACATCGACAGCGCCGGCCTGAACATGAACATCTGGTCGATGCTCATCTCCAGATGCATGACATTTCCCCGGAAAAGCCCCAGCTCACGCTCGAGCCAGAGCGGATGCTGAAACAGATAATCGACGATGCTCGCGCGGGTGCCGGGGGCGTAGCGCTCAAACCGGTCGATGATCGTCTGGGCGACACGGTCCCCGATTTCGTCCCACGAGGCGCCCCCCGCGAGTTCGTACGGATAATACTGCCCCCAGAGCCACAGGACCTCGCCCCCGGGAGGCGCAAGCGAAGGATCGGCCGCGCTGAAGGTCATGGCAACCAGGGGCGGAATGTGAGAAGGTTCGCCTTTTAAATAATCTCCGTACGCAGCGTTGATCTGCTGTGGCGACTCACATAATAGTTGGAGTCCCATCCGGGCTTCGACACCGGGGGAGGCGGTGTAACGCACCGGACGATCCAGCGCGAGTCTCACAATGGCTCCGAATCCGTTGCCGATGCGCAGGTTCGCGGCCTCCGGGGGCCGGCTTTCCGCCGGCAACAGGCGATTTAGCGTCTCGTTAATGTGCGTTCCCGAGACGACGGCACGAGCGGTATAGTTTTTGTTTTTCACCCGCACGCCGGCAGCACGTGTTCTTTCCAGCAAAATTGTATCTACCGGAGCACCGGTGAATACACTTCCGCCATGCGACTCAATATGGCGCCGTAACGCCTGAGTCAGCATGCCGGAGCCGCCGCGCGGCCTCGCGATACCGCTTTCGTGATAGAGCGGGTGCCAGAGCAAAAAGGGGGCGCTGAGGGGTTCCGTCGGGGGAGGGCCGGATTGGGCGGCCATCCAGACCAGCGGGGCGCGAATTTTCTCTTCCTTGAAATAGCGTGAAACGACATCGCCGTACGGCGTCATGATGTCGCCCAGCGCGCGTTTCCAGTCGAGCTTCATCTTGCTGCGCACCATCGCTTTTCCGAGCTGAAACGGGCCCGGAACGTCGAGAAACGCATCGCGGACAGCCCGGCCGAAGCCGACCCAGTCGTCGTGAAATCGTTTGTAGGCGATCCCCTCACCGGGAAAACGCGACTCGAGGTGTTCGACGGTTTTCTCCAGGCTACGGTAGAAGAATACGGAGTCGCCGTCTTCGAATGGCGCGAAAAAAAGCGGGTCAAGGTCGATGTACTCCAGCCCGTACCGTTCAAGCCCCAGTTCTTCGACTACCGGGGTCAGCCGTATCAGGATGTGGGCGCTTCCGCCGAGATCGAACTGATACCCCGGCACACGCTCTTCGGTAACGACGGCCCCGCCGACGATATCCCGGCGTTCGAACACGCCGATACGATACCCGGCCTGCGCCAGGTAGGCTGCCGTAATCAGCGCATTGTGCCCTGCACCGATAACAATTACATCGAAATCCACTCAGGTATACCGTAAAAGGGGTTCATAATCAAAGCATTCGATGCGCATCGTGATTCGCTGCAAGCATCGCGCTTAAAGATCTTAAGACGAGCGCCGATCTACCAACTAAGCACAGACACCGGCGGAAGCCGGCCTGCTGGTCTGTGAACGCACGCGGTGGGGCCTGTGCCACAAGCCCATACACACGAAACGCATGCGACAACCGTCAACGATTCCCGTGTCGTTGGTAGGCCGTCCCGCTTCAGCCGAAATCTGACGAGGAATGATTGCAATGGATTGGGTATTTCAACTTTTGAGCGTCGTTATCGCTTTTGGGCCGATCGTCGTCGGAATCGTGCTGTGGCACTTTGTCTGGAATCGCGATTCAGGCTCGTCCTCGAACCCGCCGCCGCCGCCGCCGAATGGCCCCGAACGCAAACCGGTGCCTCCGTCGCCACGGTTCAGCAGCGATCGCAGCCCGATCGTGCACCGCAAAATAACCATGGCGCATACTCAGCGGCTACGCACCCGTTTCTAGTCTACGTCCGCGCGTCCCCGCCGAC from Rhodothermales bacterium encodes the following:
- a CDS encoding methyltransferase domain-containing protein, translated to MRSTLVWTAIYLVLLVGIGYGAPDTARWPAFVALTLVASVVLARIVWKGRLTTGWVLGLAVAMRLLYVAWPPVLSDDAYRYIWDGMLQAEGVNPYLYRPDADALQAHRTDSLYQVLNSKSYYTVYPPVSQGVFLAGGLVYDRGWQVSFYVIKGILVLFELGALALLARMLTAPMLALYAWHPLVLIETAGQAHTESILLFFLALTLWLSRKQRPGWAGASLAMAGWTKLYPFVFFPFLTMRHGWRVMAAGAAVGLALLAPYWHPAFFSQIRESLDLYVRYFEFNAGLYYAVKKAFALFTGDDWSKQLGPAFRLLFLLAMGGLYVYDAFRKPPLARILLLATTAFLLLSTTVHPWYLMPALMLAVFEKRAPWHWHWLAAFSVGTYLRYVDGPYWLFVNLAWIGWFAIGLVVYRKTIIDNAFALMRFRANGKAKRIIHHLPRRQDPPVRVLDLGAAEGFVGEAIQKRTGAEVVLADVEDMNRTRLPLTRYDGRRLPFEDGAFDAVVLYFVLHHCAEPEQVFQEALRVSSGRVIIVESVFTTDAERRRLTRLDILANRIRSFGVMRHQEAHLAFRRAEEWKRLMLESGARLVAEGGWGNVLHRQHLFVLDKNPIAPSVDRRRPRPAS
- a CDS encoding FlgD immunoglobulin-like domain containing protein — encoded protein: MRIKPVTRRLHSLAVLLFLSCSAYAQVGSWETLDGLPRRIGGRYDDIFFATPETGWAVNGGGFAYRTTDAGETWKLVLNAGIYLRSVGFANTQVGWAGSLSNTTLLLQTSDGGDTWADITSRIPEPRPTGVCGLYVVSDRVVYGVGRFDGPPVLIKTADGGDTWSSQDLTAYGVGTLIDVYFFDENRGIAVGGTKRDLTGNAVVVMTEDGGATWSVRHTTQTANGVGGEWGWKISFPTPDIGYVSIEYPFSNPTGRAAKVLKTEDGGDSWRELSVEGSTSPAGLQGLGFVSPQLGWTSGRGTTSMTTDGGATWTQVAVMDGQVNRIRLINDTLAYAVGQRAYRWRAASQSTAREPLPDRIEPFELEQNYPNPFSASTTIRYRLTRDAHVRVRVIDLLGQDLRTLVDTYQAAGVQEVTWDGRNEAGQRVASGAYMYLVDIGDIAEMKTMVVLRD
- a CDS encoding methyl-accepting chemotaxis protein; protein product: MSIRVKLLAGFGVIALLFGALTVENRNMLNEGISAIEEARDQGYAAAVLAKEIKLDVIQVQQWLTDISATRGAEGFDDGFDEAARYAADLYTNIDALMRLRPELRDDLEGLRTSFTSFYEKGQWMAERYIAEGPAGGNAAMEEFDAFAEDIGDRVETLVASMSDLADHSLQASIDQAARSKQVSLWFTSIALALSVLIALFLSRAISTPLGKMTRAMNQIATVELKELTGVLQQLAQGDLTGQFKSTATPIASRSRDEIGKMASSFNTMVKQLKDSEAAYGQMISRLNHLVGQVASDAQKVGHASSQLSETAVSAGETSTLASNVIQEVALKTTEQIESIQMAAQTMENVADSIEEVARGAREQAEAVDRSFHITTEMAHVIQQIAANARSSADGSALAANAARDGADSIRQTIQGMTGIKQKVGISTQKVREMGERSDQIGAIVQTIGDIASQTNLLALNAAIEAARAGEQGKGFAVVADEVRLLAEKATAATGQISTLINTIQQALAEAVTAMAEGAEEVELGVQRADDAGQTLTRFLDAVQQVNRQVEEIAQATHQMDGSSGELVEAMERVSKVVRDNTAATESMTDRARAVTGAINRMTRVAVENSKAIESVSANAENMSMSDQVAEVTTSAQSLAGMARNLRTLVEQFKLAEGTIRTAEPSALIKTANKGASTPEQKKLQLFSDSPA
- a CDS encoding ATP-binding protein, producing MIQVKTKSPNHLVLECSSDLGNLDELVEQTDDFVGTLGLDEELAYKVVLLMSEAATNAILHGNAEDPAKKVDIQLIYTSGRLELTVEDEGEGFDPDRVRNPIAAENVLRDGGRGLFFIREMAEEVHLENNGRRIRMIFHVQ